From a region of the Jatrophihabitans endophyticus genome:
- the lysS gene encoding lysine--tRNA ligase — protein sequence MSDDPAAGEDTAADDLPEQLRVRREKYDRLVADPARAPFPVHVARTTTLAQVRAAHPDLGPGTETGVVEGVTGRVIHVRNTGKLCFAMLREDDGELQVMLSLDRVGADALAAWKADVDLGDLVFVRGEVVSSKRGELSILADEYRITAKALRPLPVAHKPLSDEMRVRQRYVDLIVRPEARTMVHTRAQVLRSLRSTLDSRRYLEVETPILQAVHGGAAARPFHTHLFAFDQEMSLRIATELYLKRCIVGGIERVYEIGPTFRNEGVDSSHSPEFTMLEAYQAYGDYDTMADLTRSLILDAARSVDLETPVTADGTEIDLAGEWRTVRVHDAVAGALGEAVDADTDVPTLRALAERAGVTLHPDWGAGEIVLELYEKLVEHTLVQPTFVRDYPVSVRPLARPHRDDPRLAEAWDLIIGGVEIAPAYSELVDPVEQRRRLVEQSMAAAKGDPEAMELDEDFLRALEYGMPPTGGMGMGVDRLIMVLTGRGIRETILFPLLKPL from the coding sequence GTGAGCGATGACCCAGCCGCCGGCGAGGACACCGCGGCCGACGACCTGCCCGAGCAGCTGCGCGTCCGTCGCGAGAAGTACGACCGCCTCGTCGCCGATCCGGCCCGCGCGCCGTTCCCTGTCCACGTCGCCCGCACCACCACCCTGGCGCAGGTGCGCGCGGCGCACCCCGACCTCGGGCCCGGCACCGAGACCGGGGTGGTCGAGGGCGTGACCGGCCGGGTCATCCATGTGCGCAACACCGGCAAGCTGTGCTTCGCGATGCTGCGCGAGGACGACGGCGAACTGCAGGTGATGCTCTCGCTCGACCGCGTGGGTGCCGACGCGTTGGCGGCGTGGAAAGCCGACGTCGATCTCGGTGACCTCGTCTTCGTGCGCGGCGAGGTCGTGTCGTCCAAACGCGGGGAACTGTCGATTCTCGCCGACGAGTACCGCATCACGGCAAAAGCGTTGCGACCGTTGCCGGTGGCGCACAAACCGTTGTCCGACGAGATGCGGGTGCGCCAGCGCTACGTCGACCTGATCGTGCGGCCCGAGGCGCGCACGATGGTGCACACGCGCGCGCAGGTACTGCGGTCGCTGCGATCCACGCTGGACTCGCGTCGGTACCTGGAGGTCGAAACACCGATCCTGCAGGCGGTGCACGGCGGTGCGGCCGCGCGTCCGTTCCACACCCATCTGTTCGCCTTCGACCAGGAAATGTCGCTGCGAATAGCCACCGAGCTGTATCTCAAGCGCTGCATCGTCGGTGGTATCGAGCGCGTTTACGAGATCGGGCCGACGTTTCGCAACGAAGGCGTCGATTCCAGCCACTCGCCGGAGTTCACGATGCTCGAGGCCTATCAGGCCTACGGCGACTACGACACCATGGCCGATCTCACCCGTTCGCTGATCCTCGACGCCGCTCGGTCGGTCGATCTCGAGACACCGGTGACCGCCGACGGCACCGAGATCGACCTGGCCGGCGAATGGCGCACGGTGCGGGTGCACGACGCGGTGGCCGGCGCGCTCGGCGAGGCCGTGGACGCCGACACCGACGTCCCCACGCTGCGCGCGCTCGCCGAGCGTGCGGGCGTGACGCTCCACCCGGACTGGGGCGCGGGGGAGATCGTGCTGGAACTCTACGAGAAGCTGGTCGAGCACACCCTGGTGCAGCCGACGTTCGTGCGCGACTACCCGGTCTCGGTCCGCCCGCTGGCCCGCCCGCACCGCGACGACCCGCGGCTGGCCGAGGCGTGGGACCTCATCATCGGCGGCGTCGAGATCGCGCCGGCGTACTCCGAGCTCGTCGACCCGGTCGAGCAGCGTCGCCGCCTGGTCGAGCAGTCGATGGCCGCCGCGAAGGGCGATCCCGAGGCGATGGAGCTGGACGAGGACTTCCTG